In Clostridium swellfunianum, a genomic segment contains:
- a CDS encoding sensor histidine kinase, with amino-acid sequence MLFAIVIYRGSVKSKMILTLVFFMLLVLCDVLTANILGIIMKLNIQEVIFTEEWFRVFLFCLSKMVLLFILKFVHHFIGHDKLHIPLKYWYMMMSIFIISLIILMVIGEIGVSTPYYSHKPVYFVVTCSGILVINVFVQYIFIQLSRYYEKEQTYNIIKVRNESMEKYYLDREQVYKETRKLGHDFKNHMFCIKALIDSNKIEEAKKYIEEVNEIASINSNLIRSGNDIVDAILNQKSEQASKLGVNMDVAAAVPKEIDIKPMDLCAILANVIDNALEAAMKINEGNERKVKVKINPYKDYLLILVSNTSNVNPLLEPHKFKTTKEDSKNHGLGTKIIKSIVEKYSGSVEYDYDSNVFTVKILLKI; translated from the coding sequence ATGTTATTTGCTATAGTCATATACAGAGGAAGTGTTAAAAGCAAAATGATTCTAACCCTTGTCTTTTTTATGCTCCTTGTATTATGTGATGTACTTACAGCAAATATATTAGGAATTATAATGAAGCTTAACATACAAGAAGTTATTTTTACTGAAGAATGGTTTAGGGTGTTCTTATTTTGTTTATCAAAGATGGTTTTATTATTTATATTAAAGTTTGTACATCATTTTATAGGTCATGATAAGCTTCATATTCCATTAAAGTATTGGTATATGATGATGAGCATCTTTATAATTTCATTAATAATACTGATGGTTATTGGAGAAATAGGAGTATCAACCCCTTACTATTCACATAAACCTGTTTATTTTGTAGTAACCTGCAGTGGGATTTTGGTAATAAACGTATTTGTTCAATATATTTTTATACAACTTAGCAGATATTACGAAAAGGAGCAGACTTATAATATTATTAAAGTAAGAAATGAGTCTATGGAAAAGTACTATTTGGACAGGGAACAAGTTTATAAAGAAACCCGCAAGCTTGGTCATGATTTCAAAAATCATATGTTTTGCATAAAAGCTCTTATAGATAGTAATAAAATTGAAGAAGCTAAAAAATATATTGAGGAAGTAAATGAAATTGCCTCGATAAATTCTAATTTAATTCGAAGCGGTAATGATATTGTAGATGCCATATTGAATCAAAAATCAGAACAAGCATCAAAGTTAGGTGTAAATATGGACGTAGCTGCAGCCGTTCCAAAGGAGATAGATATAAAACCTATGGATTTGTGTGCAATTTTAGCTAATGTTATTGACAATGCCCTTGAAGCTGCCATGAAGATCAATGAAGGGAATGAACGAAAAGTAAAAGTTAAAATTAATCCCTATAAAGACTATTTGCTCATTTTAGTTTCAAATACTTCTAATGTGAATCCGCTGCTGGAACCACATAAATTTAAGACTACAAAAGAAGATAGTAAAAATCATGGTTTAGGAACTAAAATAATCAAAAGTATAGTTGAAAAATATAGTGGTTCTGTTGAATACGATTATGATAGTAATGTATTTACAGTGAAGATTCTATTAAAGATTTAG